One genomic region from Phoenix dactylifera cultivar Barhee BC4 unplaced genomic scaffold, palm_55x_up_171113_PBpolish2nd_filt_p 000634F, whole genome shotgun sequence encodes:
- the LOC103695823 gene encoding potassium transporter 26-like, with protein sequence MKEARGGEAIVDIDDGNPNEDGEQEAAREGGKAVVYIESRSPKKGGEQARRILSFGNTYKIPKRQRTNFTWMQTLLLSYQSLGVVYGDIGTSPLYVFSSITLRNPAEEDILGILSLIFWTLTMLGLIKYVVTVLHADDHGEGGTFALYSLLRQNIHFKGKMIMPSTRLDSDINLRYHSKGSGLQSKAQKFLEKNSIAQIVITVIVLLGTCMVIGDGALTPAISVLSAVQGIQSRSSKITQDIVVILSVVILLILFLFQRYGTSKVSFSFSPMMLLWFGFTASIGVYNIIKFYPSVLKALSPHYIYYYFARNHTKGWELLGSIALCITGAEAMFADLGHFNKNAIQLAFSTLVYPALILAYAGEAAFLIKNPEKISTAFYSSVPEPIFWPMFVVATLAAIVASQALISASFSIIRQSMALGYFPRVTMRHTSDKYEGQVYSPEVNYFLMIACILLTVGFKGGAEIGNAFGVAVIWVMLITTFLMAVVMLVIWETNVFLVLLFLMVFIGIEGVYMTSLLHKVSQGGWVPFAISAFFLVITLSWTYGRSKKSEYEAVKKMDSVEFNQLVACSTRVSGICFFCTDLIHGIPPIVRHYVQHVSSLRKVMVFVTVRILPVRSVLPEERFLVAKLGSEGVYRCLVQYGYMDKHSMEGEEYIASVVSSLKEIAEDAQESEMLDSALNSGAMFVLGRIILQASQSSGWWRHFVINNLYRFLQKNFRSTVATLRIPPRKILQVGMVYEI encoded by the exons ATGAAGGAGGCAAGAGGAGGCGAGGCCATCGTAGATATCGACGATGGAAACCCTAATGAAGATGGAGAACAGGAGGCGGCAAGAGAAGGAGGCAAGGCCGTCGTATATATCGAGAGTAGAAGCCCTAAAAAAGGTGGAGAACAGGCAAGAAGAATACTTAGCTTCGGCAACAcgtacaagatcccaaaacgcCAACGAACT AATTTCACGTGGATGCAAACGCTGCTGCTAAGCTATCAATCGCTTGGGGTGGTGTACGGCGACATCGGAACTTCTCCTCTCTACGTTTTCTCTTCTATCACCTTGCGGAACCCGGCGGAAGAGGATATACTCGGTATATTGAGTTTGATCTTTTGGACTTTGACGATGTTGGGTTTAATCAAGTACGTAGTGACAGTCTTGCATGCTGATGATCACGGAGAAG GTGGCACTTTTGCTTTATATTCCTTGTTGCGCCAAAATATACATTTCAAAGGCAAGATGATTATGCCAAGTACAAGGTTGGATTCGGATATTAACTTGAGATATCATAGTAAAGGCAGTGGATTACAGTCTAAGGCACAGAAATTCTTGGAGAAGAACTCTATAGCACAGATTGTGATTACTGTCATAGTATTGCTTGGAACTTGTATGGTAATTGGTGATGGAGCCCTTACTCCTGCGATTTCAG TTCTTTCTGCTGTCCAAGGAATCCAATCAAGATCCTCGAAGATTACACAAG ATATTGTTGTCATCCTCTCGGTGGTCATCCTACtcattcttttcctctttcaacGATATGGGACAAGCAAAGTtagcttttctttctcccccatgATGCTACTTTGGTTTGGATTCACTGCATCCATTGGAGTGTATAACATCATCAAATTTTACCCATCAGTCCTCAAGGCACTCTCACCACATTACATATACTATTACTTTGCAAGAAACCATACAAAAGGGTGGGAGCTCCTGGGTTCAATCGCACTATGCATAACAG gtgcAGAAGCTATGTTTGCTGATCTGGGTCACTTCAACAAGAATGCAATTCAG CTGGCTTTCTCAACCTTGGTTTATCCTGCATTGATCCTTGCCTATGCCGGTGAAGCTGCATTTTTGATCAAGAACCCTGAAAAGATTAGCACTGCATTCTATAGCTCTGTGCCCGAACCCATATTCTGGCCAATGTTTGTGGTGGCTACCCTTGCTGCTATTGTTGCTAGCCAGGCACTGATATCAGCAAGTTTCTCCATCATTAGGCAATCTATGGCACTTGGTTACTTCCCACGAGTGACCATGAGACACACCTCAGACAAGTATGAAGGCCAAGTCTACTCCCCTGAAGTGAACTACTTTCTGATGATTGCTTGTATCTTACTAACAGTAGGATTCAAGGGTGGTGCAGAGATAGGAAATGCATTTG GAGTGGCAGTGATATGGGTGATGCTCATCACAACATTCCTCATGGCTGTCGTGATGTTAGTTATTTGGGAGACCAACGTATTCCTTGTATTGTTATTTCTCATGGTCTTCATCGGTATTGAAGGTGTATATATGACCTCCTTACTGCACAAGGTTTCACAAGGTGGCTGGGTTCCTTTTGCAATTTCTGCCTTCTTCTTAGTGATCACGCTGTCCTGGACATATGGGAGGAGCAAGAAGAGCGAGTATGAAGCAGTGAAGAAGATGGATAGCGTTGAATTCAATCAATTGGTAGCATGCAGCACTCGGGTCTCGGGGATATGCTTCTTTTGCACTGATTTGATTCATGGAATCCCGCCAATTGTACGGCATTATGTGCAACATGTAAGTAGTCTCCGTAAAGTTATGGTGTTTGTTACTGTGAGAATACTACCAGTGAGATCTGTCCTCCCAGAGGAACGCTTTCTTGTAGCCAAATTGGGCTCAGAAGGTGTGTACAGGTGCTTAGTCCAGTACGGCTATATGGACAAGCACAGTATGGAGGGGGAAGAATACATTGCATCAGTTGTTTCATCCTTAAAAGAGATTGCCGAGGATGCCCAGGAATCAGAAATGCTAGATTCTGCACTGAACAGTGGAGCAATGTTTGTGTTGGGAAGGATCATACTCCAGGCGAGTCAAAGCAGTGGCTGGTGGCGACATTTCGTCATCAATAACTTATATAGGTTCTTGCAGAAGAACTTCAGGTCTACTGTCGCCACGCTCAGAATCCCCCCACGTAAGATCTTGCAGGTAGGAATGGTGTATGAGATTTGA